The DNA window CATAGGTATTTTGGCGCTGGCATATCGCGCGGCTCCGCGGTACAAACAGTGGGCGCGCGCCACGGGCCCTTAAGACGGCCTGTGGCGCGCTATTCGATTTTTGGGATGGGTGTGGGGTGAGCATCGCATGGAATCGGTGATTCTGGTTATTCACCTGCTGATCGCCATAGGGCTGGTCGGCGTGATCCTGATCCAGCGGTCGGAAGGCGGCGGGCTCGGCATCGGCGGCGGCACCATGGGCGGCATGATGAGCACCCGCGGAACGGCCAATCTGCTGACGCGGACCACCGGCATCCTGGCCGCCTGCTTCTTCGCCACCAGCATCGTGCTGGCGATCCTGGCCGGCGGGCATTCCCGCCCGTCGTCGATCATCGACAGCCTGCCGGCGGGTCCCGCGCAGTCGACCGCTCCGGCGGCCCCGGCGCAGCCTGCCGCTCCGGCCCAACCCGCGCCGCCGGTGGCCCAGTAAAGGGATCATCCCAGCAGCGCACGGGTACGAGCGAACAGCGAGGCGGCCTCCCCGAAGCCGCCTCTTTCTTTTGAGGGCCGACGTTCGCGGCGCCACGTCACGGCGGCATCACGGCGGCGACCCTTCGGGGGACGTTGAACATCTCTCCCCTCCGGGGAGAAGGACAATCCATCCCCTCCGGGGAAGGACAATTCCGTCCCCACGGGGACATCGCCAATCCGTCCCCCACGGGGACATGGAACAGCTCTCAAGCTCTTCGGACGGACATGACTCGCTACATCTTCATCACCGGTGGCGTCGTTTCTTCGCTGGGCAAAGGTCTGGCGTCGGCGGCGCTTGGGGCGCTTCTCCAGGCGCGCGGCTACAAGGTGCGCCTGCGCAAGCTGGATCCGTACCTGAACGTCGACCCCGGAACGATGAGCCCCTACCAGCACGGCGAGGTCTTCGTGACCGACGACGGGGCTGAGACGGATCTCGACCTCGGCCATTACGAGCGGTTCACCGGCGTGTCGGCCCGCAAGGGCGACAACATCACCACTGGCCGCATCTATTCCACCGTGATCGCCAAGGAACGTCGCGGCGATTACCTGGGCGGCACCGTCCAGGTCATTCCGCACATCACCGACGAGATCAAGGAATTCATCCGCGCCGACGCCACCGACGAGGACTTCGTCCTGATCGAGATCGGCGGCACGGTGGGCGATATCGAGTCGCTGCCCTTCCTGGAGGCGATCCGCCAGTTCGGCAACGAGGTCGGGCAGGAGAATGTCCTCTACATCCACCTGACCCTGCTGCCCTACATCCCGACCGCCGGCGAGCTGAAGACCAAGCCGACCCAGCATTCGGTGAAGGAACTGCTGAGCGTCGGCATCCAGGCCAACATCCTGCTGTGCCGCGCCGACCGTCCGATTCCGGAGAACGAGCGCAAGAAGATCGCGCTGTTCTGCAACATCCGCCCGGAGCGGGTGATCGCGGCGCTGGACGTCGATTCGATCTATCAGGTGCCGATCAGCTACCACGAGGAAGGCTTCGACACCCAGGTCCTGAACTATTTCGGCCTGCCGACCGACAAGGAGCCGGACCTGTCGCGCTGGACCCGCATCATGGACCGGGTGCGCAAGCCGCAGGGCGAGGTCACCATCGCGGTGGTCGGCAAGTACATCAGCCTGCTCGACAGCTACAAGTCGCTGGCCGAGGCGCTGACCCACGGCGGCATCGCCAACAACGTCAAGGTCAACCTCGACTGGATCGATTCGGAGATCTTCGAGGATGACGACGCGGCGGTGAAGCGGCTGGAGAATGTCCACGGCATCCTAGTGCCGGGCGGCTTCGGTTCCCGCGGGACGGAAGGCAAGATCCGGGCGGCCAAGTTCGCCCGCGAGCGCAAGGTGCCTTATTTCGGCATCTGCTTCGGCATGCAGATGGCGGTGATCGAAGCCGCCCGCAACATGGCGAAGATCGAGGATGCCGGCTCCACCGAGCTGGGCAAGCCGGGCAACCCGGTCGTCGGCCTGATGACGGAGTGGATGCGCGGCAACACGCTGGAGCGTCGCGCCGAGGTCGGCGACCTGGGCGGCACCATGCGGCTGGGCGCCTATCCGGCCAAGCTGCTGGAGGGCAGCAAGGTCGCCGAGGTCTACGGCACCACCGACATCTCCGAACGGCACCGTCACCGCTATGAGGTGAACGTGTACTACAAGGAGCGTCTGGAGCGCTGCGGCATGAAGTTCAGCGGCCTGTCGCCCGACGGGGAACTGCCGGAGATCGTCGAGATCCCCGATCATCCCTGGTTCATCGGCGTGCAGTTCCACCCGGAGCTGAAGTCCAAGCCGTTCGAGCCCCACCCGCTGTTCACCGCCTTCATCAAGGCGGCCATCGACCAGAGCCGCTTGGTCTGAGGGGGTGGGGGTCAACAAACGTTCGAGCATCGGCGCTGAATTGGCCCCGCCCCAAAAGGCGGGGTGACCGTGGCCGAATCCGCTCCATATCAGGGGCGGATTTGCCAACGGGAGGATGAGAGCGCCATGTCCGAGGTGATGATCGATGCCGCCGACGGCGGCCGCTTTTCGGCTTATGTCGCCAAGCCCACGGTGACTTCGGCCGGCAGGCTGGCCGGCGGATTGGTGGTGATCCAAGAGATCTTCGGCGTCAACGCGGTGATGCGCGAGCTGTGCGAGTGGTATGCCTCGCAGGGCTTCCTGGCGGTGTGCCCCGACCTGTTCTGGCGCCAGCAGCCGGGCGTGCAGCTCACCGACAAGACGCAGGAAGAATGGAACCAGGCCTTCGCCCTGATGAACGGCATGGACCAGGACAAGGCGGTTGAGGACCTGAAGGCGGCGCTGTCCTGGGTCCGCGGGCAGGAGGGCTGCACCGGCAAGGCCGGCAGCGTCGGCTATTGCCTGGGCGGCCGGCTGGCCTTCATGATGGCGACGCGGTCGGACGCCGACGCCAATGTCGGCTATTACGGCGTCGGGCTGGAAGGGCTGCTGGGCGAGGCCGACAGGATCGCTAGGCCGCTGCTTCTGCACGTCGCGGAGAACGACAAGTTCTCCAGCCCCGACAAGCGCGATGCCCTGCTGGCCGGCGTGAAGGGCAACAGGTGGGTGACCG is part of the Azospirillum lipoferum 4B genome and encodes:
- a CDS encoding CTP synthase — translated: MTRYIFITGGVVSSLGKGLASAALGALLQARGYKVRLRKLDPYLNVDPGTMSPYQHGEVFVTDDGAETDLDLGHYERFTGVSARKGDNITTGRIYSTVIAKERRGDYLGGTVQVIPHITDEIKEFIRADATDEDFVLIEIGGTVGDIESLPFLEAIRQFGNEVGQENVLYIHLTLLPYIPTAGELKTKPTQHSVKELLSVGIQANILLCRADRPIPENERKKIALFCNIRPERVIAALDVDSIYQVPISYHEEGFDTQVLNYFGLPTDKEPDLSRWTRIMDRVRKPQGEVTIAVVGKYISLLDSYKSLAEALTHGGIANNVKVNLDWIDSEIFEDDDAAVKRLENVHGILVPGGFGSRGTEGKIRAAKFARERKVPYFGICFGMQMAVIEAARNMAKIEDAGSTELGKPGNPVVGLMTEWMRGNTLERRAEVGDLGGTMRLGAYPAKLLEGSKVAEVYGTTDISERHRHRYEVNVYYKERLERCGMKFSGLSPDGELPEIVEIPDHPWFIGVQFHPELKSKPFEPHPLFTAFIKAAIDQSRLV
- a CDS encoding dienelactone hydrolase family protein; its protein translation is MSEVMIDAADGGRFSAYVAKPTVTSAGRLAGGLVVIQEIFGVNAVMRELCEWYASQGFLAVCPDLFWRQQPGVQLTDKTQEEWNQAFALMNGMDQDKAVEDLKAALSWVRGQEGCTGKAGSVGYCLGGRLAFMMATRSDADANVGYYGVGLEGLLGEADRIARPLLLHVAENDKFSSPDKRDALLAGVKGNRWVTAKVYPGMDHAFARPGGEHYDRDAADEANRLTVEFFRTHLG
- the secG gene encoding preprotein translocase subunit SecG, producing the protein MESVILVIHLLIAIGLVGVILIQRSEGGGLGIGGGTMGGMMSTRGTANLLTRTTGILAACFFATSIVLAILAGGHSRPSSIIDSLPAGPAQSTAPAAPAQPAAPAQPAPPVAQ